Below is a window of Allomuricauda ruestringensis DSM 13258 DNA.
TTGTCTTTGAGTTGGGTCACTTTCTTGTCGGCGTTTTTCTCCTGGCGAAATGCCCCAGCGATTACGTGGTGCTTGCCCAATTGTTTTTTGGTCACCTTAATATTTATCGCGGGAAGTTCCAACGGAGCACTTTCAAAAAATGTAGCTTCTTGAATCAAACGGGACACTTCTTGTTGGGCATCTTGCTGTGCAGCCACTTCCTTTTGCTGAAGGTCACCATAGGTGCGGTATGAAGTAACCCCTAAAGAAACAGCCAATAAAAAGACGGCGGCATACTTTAACCAAGGCCTAAAAGAAGTTTGCTCCCTTTTTTCTGGGGTGATGATAAACGGAATACGTTCTTCCAATTCTTCCACCTCTTCTTTGATTACCTCACGCTGAATAGGGGTGGCAGCAAATGTGGACAGACCAAAGGAAGATGTTAAAAAATTGATTTTTTCCTCAGGTTGGAACTGGATGCGTTGCTCTTTGTTGTG
It encodes the following:
- a CDS encoding SPOR domain-containing protein, producing MRIDSYIEKLLFDYNCVVVPGFGAFLAHGKSAEIDLETNTLVPPSKTISFNAQLSKNDGLLVSHISKEKNLGYEEMLREVEHIAQEWNNKLVQGESIELFGIGKLWHNKEQRIQFQPEEKINFLTSSFGLSTFAATPIQREVIKEEVEELEERIPFIITPEKREQTSFRPWLKYAAVFLLAVSLGVTSYRTYGDLQQKEVAAQQDAQQEVSRLIQEATFFESAPLELPAINIKVTKKQLGKHHVIAGAFRQEKNADKKVTQLKDKGYNAFYLGVNKYGLHQVAYDSFDDPKEALVFLRKVKVEDSRDAWMLSEK